A single genomic interval of Candidatus Baltobacteraceae bacterium harbors:
- a CDS encoding DUF1697 domain-containing protein — translation MEGTAVIALLRAVNVGGTKKIAMSDLRAFAEQLGFTGVRTLLQSGNLVFRSDGRSNDALERLFEEQAKERLGIATQFFVRSNAQWKRIVARNPFHAQAERDPGHLVVLSLKDAPSAAAAKALQAAIPGRELAQVDGQTAYIVYPDGIGESRLTATLIERRLETHGTGRNWNTVLKLAAAAQAREDVLT, via the coding sequence ATGGAAGGTACTGCGGTCATCGCGCTTCTTCGCGCGGTCAACGTCGGCGGAACGAAAAAGATCGCCATGTCGGATCTGCGCGCGTTCGCAGAGCAGCTAGGATTCACCGGCGTTCGCACGCTGCTGCAGAGCGGCAATCTGGTCTTTCGAAGCGACGGGCGCTCGAACGACGCGCTGGAGCGCCTATTTGAAGAGCAGGCGAAAGAACGTTTGGGAATCGCGACGCAGTTCTTCGTTCGCTCGAACGCCCAGTGGAAACGCATCGTCGCGCGTAACCCATTTCACGCGCAAGCCGAACGCGATCCGGGTCATCTCGTCGTGCTGAGCCTAAAAGACGCGCCGAGCGCCGCCGCTGCAAAGGCGCTGCAAGCCGCCATTCCCGGCCGCGAACTCGCGCAAGTCGATGGCCAGACCGCCTATATCGTATATCCCGACGGCATCGGCGAGTCTCGTTTAACCGCGACGCTCATCGAACGCCGCCTCGAAACGCACGGTACCGGACGAAACTGGAACACGGTCCTCAAACTCGCGGCCGCTGCGCAAGCGCGGGAGGACGTGCTCACTTAA
- a CDS encoding cupredoxin family copper-binding protein has product MRQFAAILCATLGFALLGAAATPAPDAAAKPAIVVHMKNFAFSPAKVSIKSGQTVEWINDDSVQHSATADDHSWNSGELAQGASWSKTFTAAGTYTYYCDDHEFMKAEIDVK; this is encoded by the coding sequence ATGAGACAGTTTGCTGCGATTCTCTGCGCCACGCTGGGCTTTGCGCTTTTGGGAGCCGCCGCAACACCGGCCCCCGATGCGGCGGCCAAGCCGGCCATCGTCGTACACATGAAAAATTTCGCCTTTAGTCCGGCCAAGGTTTCGATCAAATCCGGGCAAACCGTCGAGTGGATCAACGACGATAGCGTCCAACACTCCGCAACCGCCGACGACCATTCTTGGAACTCGGGCGAACTCGCACAAGGTGCATCGTGGAGCAAAACCTTCACCGCCGCCGGCACCTACACGTACTACTGCGACGACCACGAATTCATGAAGGCCGAAATCGACGTTAAGTGA
- a CDS encoding multicopper oxidase domain-containing protein yields the protein MRALALAVAALLTGCSAHRSDVSVPQVHAVVSQTSSVSRPTQSGDPSQLPPLADGDLNVNLVLLDRTIEIAPGLNYHAWTFNGTVPGPVVHARVGQQINVSLTNKSMMGHSIDFHSALAPADIAYQTIAPGQTIHYSWVARYPGVFLYHCGTPPVLAHISNGMYGAVVVDPKDGWGPDARAYVLLQSEFYTHALEGHPNQYVGDMQKMKSSMPDVVEFNGSAFQYMRRPLPVGVGKLVRLFIVNAGPSHFSAFHVVGTIFDRVAVGGNPENTMHGLQTVTIAPGDGAMAEFTVQQASRYPFVTHSFGDADAGAMGAFDAH from the coding sequence ATGCGCGCGCTCGCACTGGCCGTAGCGGCGCTCCTAACCGGATGCAGCGCGCATCGAAGTGACGTTAGCGTGCCGCAGGTTCACGCGGTTGTGTCGCAGACCTCGTCCGTTTCGAGGCCCACTCAGTCGGGGGACCCGTCACAACTTCCGCCGCTGGCAGACGGAGACCTTAACGTCAATCTCGTTTTGCTGGATCGGACGATCGAGATTGCCCCTGGACTGAACTATCATGCGTGGACGTTCAATGGAACGGTTCCCGGACCGGTGGTTCACGCGCGCGTGGGCCAACAGATCAACGTGTCGTTGACGAATAAATCGATGATGGGGCATTCGATCGATTTTCACTCCGCGCTCGCTCCCGCGGACATCGCGTATCAAACGATCGCTCCGGGACAAACCATCCATTATTCGTGGGTCGCAAGATACCCGGGCGTGTTCCTCTACCACTGTGGAACGCCGCCGGTCTTGGCCCACATCAGCAACGGGATGTATGGTGCGGTCGTGGTCGATCCAAAAGACGGCTGGGGCCCCGACGCGCGGGCCTACGTGTTATTGCAAAGCGAGTTCTACACGCACGCGCTTGAGGGACACCCGAACCAATACGTTGGGGATATGCAAAAAATGAAGAGTTCGATGCCCGACGTCGTAGAATTTAACGGCTCGGCTTTTCAATACATGCGCCGCCCGTTGCCCGTGGGCGTCGGCAAGTTGGTACGGCTCTTTATCGTCAATGCCGGTCCCTCACACTTTTCCGCGTTTCACGTCGTAGGCACCATCTTCGACCGGGTTGCCGTTGGAGGCAACCCGGAAAACACCATGCATGGCCTGCAAACGGTGACGATCGCCCCCGGCGACGGTGCGATGGCCGAATTTACCGTGCAACAGGCCAGTAGGTATCCGTTTGTAACGCATTCGTTCGGCGACGCGGATGCCGGCGCGATGGGGGCCTTCGACGCGCACTAG
- a CDS encoding GntR family transcriptional regulator, producing the protein MPAIFTVDPRSGVPIYLQLIEQVKRSVALGVLQSGEQLPTVKQLALDLTINPNTVARAYRDLERDSVIETAPGRGSFVRDNGSAEAPSRAAADAVAKDALVLAVREAKSVGLSREQTRGLFSSALDRWFPEEA; encoded by the coding sequence ATGCCCGCGATTTTCACAGTCGACCCGCGAAGCGGCGTCCCCATCTACCTTCAGCTGATCGAGCAGGTCAAGCGGTCGGTGGCTCTGGGCGTCCTGCAATCCGGGGAGCAACTCCCGACGGTAAAGCAACTCGCACTCGATCTCACCATCAATCCAAACACCGTTGCGCGTGCCTATCGCGACCTCGAACGCGATTCCGTCATCGAGACCGCTCCCGGACGCGGGTCGTTCGTGCGCGATAACGGCTCGGCGGAGGCGCCGTCGCGAGCGGCCGCAGACGCGGTCGCAAAAGATGCGCTCGTTCTCGCGGTTCGCGAGGCAAAATCGGTGGGTCTTTCCCGCGAGCAGACCCGCGGTCTCTTTTCATCTGCGCTCGATCGCTGGTTCCCGGAGGAAGCATGA
- a CDS encoding YegS/Rv2252/BmrU family lipid kinase — MRIRLILNEKSRRGAESADAVRTAFGQRGVELAEDERYDAIVAAGGDGTIVSTIAAAIAAGVPLGIVPLGTFNDLARTLGIPLEVDAACAAVAAGATREIDVGRVNGVYFVNEASIGLSTRIARKQTPEVKRRFGFFGVVGTTLQTLAQHRPFYAQVDYEHRTDRFRTVQLTVANSNRFGGLIEVPGSTLDDGLLDLFSVEVTNWLGIVPIVRSAFARDGASVDGLRHRRSSRFVVRTHHPHHVSADGEPAGKTPAIFESLPRAVRIIVPS, encoded by the coding sequence ATGCGTATCCGGCTCATCCTCAACGAAAAGTCCCGGCGCGGCGCCGAGTCGGCCGACGCGGTGCGAACGGCCTTCGGGCAGCGGGGCGTCGAGTTGGCCGAGGACGAGCGCTACGACGCGATCGTGGCGGCCGGAGGCGACGGAACGATCGTCTCGACGATCGCCGCGGCGATCGCGGCCGGGGTGCCGCTTGGGATCGTACCGCTGGGTACGTTCAACGATCTCGCGCGCACGCTCGGCATTCCGCTCGAGGTCGACGCCGCCTGTGCGGCCGTCGCGGCGGGTGCGACCCGTGAAATCGACGTCGGACGCGTCAACGGCGTGTATTTCGTGAACGAAGCGAGCATCGGGCTCTCGACCCGCATCGCCCGCAAGCAGACGCCGGAGGTCAAAAGGCGCTTCGGGTTTTTCGGCGTCGTCGGCACGACCCTGCAGACGCTCGCGCAGCACCGCCCATTCTACGCCCAAGTAGACTACGAACATCGGACCGATCGCTTTCGCACCGTCCAACTCACCGTTGCAAACAGCAATCGCTTCGGCGGGTTGATCGAAGTACCGGGCAGTACGCTCGACGACGGGCTGCTCGATCTTTTTAGCGTTGAGGTCACGAATTGGCTGGGCATCGTGCCGATCGTGCGTTCGGCATTCGCGCGCGACGGCGCGTCGGTTGACGGCCTGCGTCATCGGCGTTCCTCGCGCTTCGTCGTGCGCACTCACCATCCGCACCACGTTAGCGCCGATGGCGAACCCGCCGGGAAGACGCCCGCCATCTTTGAATCGCTCCCGCGCGCAGTTCGAATCATCGTTCCATCCTAA
- a CDS encoding ABC transporter ATP-binding protein, which produces MSTISIRGLSKSYGAFRALDDVTIEIPSGCVFGLLGPNGSGKTTTFKCMLGLARATAGSVLYDGRPLVPALFEQLTYVPERSVLYEWMTVREHLEMQRRAYARYNPKRAADLLALFALDPRQRVRSMSKGMRTALAIVIAFAVEPAILVLDEPTSGLDPVNQRAVLKLIIDAAAQGTTIVFSSHQIGQVERAAEQIAILQKGSLVLTGAVDDLKYERKIVEGIFESDAFSINGFASDGRVTRVEKTGRILRLTVQNGSDAIAGELNARGAQSVRVVDLNLEDIFLNAVDPSMQTADVVEGA; this is translated from the coding sequence ATGAGTACGATATCCATACGCGGTTTGAGTAAGTCGTACGGCGCGTTTCGCGCGCTCGACGACGTCACTATCGAGATTCCCAGCGGCTGCGTCTTCGGTCTGCTCGGTCCCAACGGCTCGGGCAAAACGACGACCTTCAAATGCATGCTCGGGCTCGCGCGAGCGACGGCCGGCAGCGTGCTCTACGATGGCCGCCCGCTCGTCCCCGCGCTCTTCGAGCAACTGACGTACGTGCCCGAGCGAAGCGTCCTCTACGAATGGATGACCGTGCGCGAACATTTGGAGATGCAGCGCCGGGCTTACGCACGTTACAATCCCAAACGCGCGGCCGACTTGCTCGCGCTCTTCGCCCTCGACCCGCGCCAGCGCGTGCGGTCGATGTCCAAAGGCATGCGCACCGCGCTTGCGATCGTCATTGCCTTCGCCGTCGAACCCGCCATTCTCGTTCTCGACGAGCCGACGAGCGGGCTCGATCCCGTCAATCAGCGAGCGGTGCTCAAGTTGATCATCGACGCCGCCGCGCAGGGCACGACGATCGTCTTCTCGTCGCACCAAATCGGCCAAGTCGAACGCGCGGCCGAGCAGATCGCGATTCTGCAGAAGGGATCGTTGGTCTTAACGGGCGCCGTCGACGATCTTAAGTACGAACGCAAAATCGTCGAGGGCATCTTCGAGAGCGACGCGTTCTCGATCAACGGGTTCGCCTCCGACGGGCGCGTCACGCGAGTCGAAAAGACCGGGCGCATTCTTCGCTTGACGGTGCAAAACGGCAGCGATGCGATCGCCGGCGAGCTTAATGCCAGGGGCGCGCAGAGCGTCCGCGTCGTCGATTTGAATTTAGAAGACATTTTTCTCAACGCCGTCGATCCTTCGATGCAGACGGCGGACGTCGTGGAGGGCGCATGA
- a CDS encoding aldo/keto reductase family protein, with translation MQYRTLGQSGLKLSVVGLGSWLTYGSSVERDIARACVLRAWERGINFIDTANVYARGAAEEVLGPVLKELNRDALVLATKVYFSMGETVNERGLSRKHIHDQLHHSLRRLQVDYIDLYQCHRYDTTTPLEETCEMMNDLVRAGKVLYWGTSEWNADQIGAAVALCRARGWAVPISNQPQYSALWRRIEDRVLPVSERYGIGNVVWSPLAMGILTGKYTDAKNPPSGTRAAGANKEMMEDYFTQPVLDAVQQLKPIAKSAGVSLAQLALAWCLRQPAVTSVIVGATKAEHVDDNAAAGDLRLDPTVFAEVDRILQPVAPHEPYVS, from the coding sequence ATGCAATACCGTACGCTCGGCCAATCGGGCCTCAAACTTTCCGTCGTTGGCCTCGGCTCGTGGCTGACCTACGGCAGCAGCGTCGAGCGCGACATCGCTCGCGCCTGCGTTCTGCGGGCGTGGGAACGCGGCATCAATTTCATCGATACCGCGAACGTGTACGCGCGCGGCGCCGCCGAAGAGGTTTTGGGCCCCGTACTCAAAGAGCTTAACCGCGACGCCCTCGTGCTCGCGACCAAAGTCTATTTCTCGATGGGCGAGACGGTCAACGAGCGCGGTCTTTCTCGCAAACATATCCACGACCAGCTGCATCACTCGCTGCGCCGTCTGCAGGTCGACTACATCGATCTTTACCAATGCCATCGGTACGACACGACCACGCCGCTCGAAGAAACCTGCGAGATGATGAACGACCTCGTGCGGGCCGGTAAGGTGCTCTACTGGGGTACGTCGGAATGGAACGCCGACCAAATCGGCGCGGCCGTCGCACTCTGCCGGGCGCGCGGATGGGCGGTGCCGATCAGTAACCAGCCGCAATACAGCGCGCTTTGGCGCCGTATCGAAGACCGCGTGTTGCCGGTATCCGAACGATACGGCATAGGCAACGTCGTCTGGTCTCCGCTCGCTATGGGGATTCTTACCGGCAAATACACCGATGCGAAAAACCCGCCGTCGGGAACGCGCGCGGCCGGTGCCAATAAAGAAATGATGGAAGACTACTTCACGCAGCCGGTACTCGATGCCGTGCAGCAGCTCAAACCGATTGCAAAGAGCGCCGGCGTCTCGCTCGCGCAGCTCGCGCTTGCGTGGTGCCTGCGCCAACCGGCCGTAACCAGCGTCATCGTCGGCGCAACGAAGGCCGAGCACGTGGACGACAACGCCGCCGCCGGCGATCTACGCCTCGATCCAACCGTGTTCGCGGAAGTCGATCGCATCCTGCAGCCGGTCGCCCCGCACGAGCCCTACGTAAGCTGA
- a CDS encoding RDD family protein has product MRELFSGPASLVFRGERTAFVVTLLLALPAAGLIGFFIHEELGISQVALFLVGAMLYLTLARGRLVGSSVRIHEAQYPELFGIVKRCAAALELPLPMVFVREDYLVPVVAVGLGEPYSLIISSTWIEHFRDDEMTFMIGRELGHIASGHTRFTSLLSVNGNENPIVAVIFGAFLRRAELTCDRVGLLCCGSLDAAMRAIAIASFSKFGRKIDYARFAEQHRDVMADQVLRWGEWLGAMPYATHRIDAMRWFIDSHLYRVHEEWFLRETPEEPPALPQTGALRVERKDCAGWWRRLAAFAVDSIVVLALVQTVGSGITQVRHEQTEAPATTSTAKHARSTSSQTADLGPVIVGPNGVIVKDTAKPSDAWHIGWLQVPAIVHAVTGPALMPLYFILLVAIVGQTPGMMISGLRVVRRDFGKPLPWQTIWRYVVATLFFWIIIPLSPFSRVYLHDKLSGTRLIKNERVLARMK; this is encoded by the coding sequence GTGCGCGAGCTTTTCTCGGGTCCGGCCTCGCTCGTCTTTCGCGGCGAGCGCACCGCCTTCGTCGTTACGCTGCTGCTGGCGCTGCCCGCGGCCGGGCTGATCGGCTTCTTCATTCACGAGGAACTCGGCATCTCGCAGGTAGCGCTCTTCCTCGTAGGTGCGATGCTCTATCTGACGCTCGCGCGCGGCCGGCTCGTGGGCAGCAGCGTGCGAATTCACGAGGCGCAGTACCCCGAACTCTTCGGCATAGTGAAGCGCTGCGCGGCGGCTTTGGAGTTGCCGCTACCGATGGTCTTCGTGCGTGAGGACTATCTCGTGCCCGTCGTTGCGGTCGGACTCGGCGAACCGTATTCGCTCATCATCTCTTCAACCTGGATCGAACACTTTCGCGATGACGAGATGACGTTTATGATCGGGCGCGAGCTCGGCCACATCGCATCGGGACACACGCGTTTTACCTCGCTGCTCTCGGTTAACGGGAACGAAAATCCGATCGTGGCCGTCATCTTCGGCGCGTTTCTGCGCCGTGCCGAATTGACGTGCGATCGCGTCGGTTTGCTGTGCTGCGGATCGCTCGACGCCGCGATGCGTGCCATCGCGATCGCGTCGTTTAGTAAGTTCGGCCGGAAGATCGACTACGCTCGTTTTGCCGAGCAGCACCGCGACGTTATGGCCGATCAAGTGCTGCGCTGGGGCGAGTGGCTAGGAGCCATGCCGTATGCCACGCACCGAATCGACGCCATGCGCTGGTTTATCGATTCGCATCTCTATCGCGTTCACGAAGAGTGGTTCTTGCGCGAGACGCCGGAGGAGCCGCCGGCGCTCCCACAAACCGGCGCGCTTCGCGTCGAGCGCAAGGATTGCGCGGGTTGGTGGCGGCGGCTGGCGGCCTTCGCCGTCGACTCGATCGTCGTTTTGGCGCTCGTGCAGACCGTCGGCTCGGGCATCACGCAAGTGCGTCACGAACAAACCGAGGCACCGGCCACGACCTCGACCGCCAAACACGCCCGTTCGACGAGTTCGCAGACCGCAGATCTGGGTCCGGTCATCGTTGGCCCAAACGGCGTGATCGTAAAGGACACCGCCAAGCCGAGCGATGCATGGCACATCGGCTGGCTGCAAGTTCCGGCGATCGTCCATGCGGTCACGGGTCCCGCACTCATGCCGCTGTATTTTATTTTGCTCGTTGCGATCGTCGGGCAGACGCCGGGGATGATGATCTCGGGGCTGCGCGTCGTCCGTCGCGATTTCGGCAAGCCGTTGCCGTGGCAGACCATCTGGCGCTACGTCGTCGCCACGCTGTTCTTCTGGATCATCATTCCGCTCAGCCCGTTCTCGCGCGTCTACCTGCACGACAAACTCTCCGGAACTCGCTTGATTAAGAACGAACGGGTCCTGGCGCGAATGAAATGA
- a CDS encoding winged helix-turn-helix domain-containing protein: MSIYEFGPFRLDAQRLLLVHQGDPLALGPKVVETLLALVEHPGDVLSKTELLDRVWPDGFVEEANLAQNIYVIRKTLKSLWAFDAIATVPRRGYRFVAPVSSVERTEARAPEPELPVVKKADPAPLRRYAFAALALVVAGLVTLGGLAVGHARSNGYVQPTLSADGARLYAMGRYYWNLRTRTGVRTSLRYFANVTKTDPRNALGYAALADANAIVGDYGYGTRSHAFYLQKARAFADRALAVDNRSAQAHASLGLIDDRLMKGDDAQREYRAAIALDPDYAPAHQWYGISLLIQGRSDLAYEQLTTASKLDPLSVATIDWLAQAAYLTRHYGPAIAYAHQTLDLSPQRLDAYEVMGLAYEAKGQYAQAVGAYKTFGRLARQRSEAAALLAHTYAAMHRFSDARAELKIAQSAVGGRAGADPEDVVMAFIAMGQRDEALRLLENETRRYRDDKALIALDPRMDPVRGDSRFRAYTENPA; this comes from the coding sequence ATGAGCATCTACGAATTCGGTCCTTTTCGATTAGACGCGCAGCGATTGTTGCTCGTTCACCAAGGCGATCCGCTCGCTTTGGGCCCGAAAGTCGTGGAGACGCTCCTCGCGCTCGTCGAGCATCCGGGCGACGTGCTTTCCAAAACTGAATTGCTCGATCGCGTTTGGCCCGATGGTTTTGTCGAAGAAGCAAATCTCGCGCAAAACATCTACGTCATTCGCAAAACACTCAAATCGCTGTGGGCATTCGACGCGATCGCCACGGTTCCGCGTCGCGGCTATCGGTTCGTGGCACCCGTTAGTTCCGTAGAGCGCACCGAGGCGCGCGCGCCCGAACCCGAACTGCCGGTCGTAAAAAAAGCCGATCCGGCGCCGCTTCGCCGATACGCATTCGCCGCGCTGGCGCTGGTCGTGGCGGGCCTCGTGACGCTCGGCGGTTTGGCCGTCGGCCATGCCCGCAGCAACGGCTACGTGCAGCCGACCCTCTCCGCCGACGGCGCGCGATTGTATGCAATGGGCCGCTATTACTGGAACCTGCGCACGCGAACCGGCGTGCGAACCAGCTTGCGTTACTTCGCCAACGTCACCAAGACCGATCCACGCAACGCGCTTGGCTATGCGGCGCTGGCGGATGCGAATGCGATCGTCGGCGACTATGGATACGGCACGCGCTCGCACGCGTTCTATCTCCAAAAGGCTCGAGCGTTTGCCGACCGCGCGTTGGCGGTCGACAATCGCTCCGCGCAGGCGCACGCATCGCTCGGCCTGATCGACGATCGGCTAATGAAGGGCGACGACGCGCAGCGGGAATACCGTGCCGCCATCGCGCTGGACCCCGACTACGCGCCGGCGCACCAGTGGTACGGCATCTCCCTGTTGATACAAGGGCGCAGCGATCTCGCGTACGAGCAACTCACGACCGCATCGAAACTCGATCCGCTTTCGGTCGCTACCATCGATTGGCTGGCGCAAGCGGCGTATTTGACGCGGCACTACGGCCCGGCGATTGCCTACGCGCATCAAACCCTCGATCTCTCGCCGCAGCGCCTCGACGCCTACGAAGTGATGGGCTTGGCGTATGAAGCGAAGGGCCAGTACGCGCAGGCCGTCGGCGCATACAAGACCTTCGGCAGGCTCGCGCGGCAGCGCAGCGAAGCGGCGGCGCTTCTGGCGCACACGTATGCGGCGATGCACCGTTTTAGCGACGCGCGCGCGGAGCTAAAGATCGCGCAGTCCGCCGTCGGCGGTCGCGCCGGTGCCGATCCGGAAGACGTCGTGATGGCGTTTATCGCGATGGGGCAGCGCGACGAAGCGCTTCGATTGTTAGAGAACGAGACGCGCCGCTATCGCGACGACAAGGCGCTCATCGCTTTGGATCCGCGCATGGATCCGGTGCGAGGCGACTCGCGCTTTCGTGCCTACACGGAGAACCCGGCCTAG
- a CDS encoding MFS transporter, whose amino-acid sequence MTARRGRFWILLATILGSSLVFVDGTVVSLALPAMQEQFHASASDAQWIVEAYAIALGALMLLGGALGDRYGRRRVFLIGVAIFTLASIWCGLASSMNVAIAARVLQGIGGMLLAPASLALLSAHFEGEERGAAIGTWSALTAIATTIGPVLGGVLVDHFSWRAVYFINVPLAAIVLGATLHAVDESRDTQARGALDLPGSVLVTAGLAGVVYALIVAPLESWSSPRVILAMCGGALALAAFFFVERRAHNPIVPLALFASSTFAGVNAVTLLVYAALGGSLYFLPFLMIQVHGYSATATGLGMLPFVLVLFVLSRPAGAMLPRFGPRAMLAAGTLVMTVAFIAFGLLERNVSYWSSFFPAIALLGVGMGIIVAPLTTTVMDSVSQERMGTASGINSAVSRIAGLLAVAALGAVLWQGFNAGLDRRANAAHLTRVQRSAIDAQRIRLSAARFTDPRLGIIVRSAYADGFVFVALACAVFAGVGAVISLVAIRGKTP is encoded by the coding sequence ATGACGGCGCGACGGGGGCGATTTTGGATTTTGCTCGCGACGATCTTAGGATCGAGTCTCGTCTTCGTGGACGGCACGGTCGTCTCGCTGGCGTTGCCGGCGATGCAAGAACAATTTCACGCAAGCGCCAGCGACGCGCAATGGATCGTCGAAGCCTATGCCATCGCGCTCGGCGCGCTGATGCTCTTGGGCGGCGCGCTCGGCGATCGCTACGGACGCCGGCGAGTCTTCCTCATCGGCGTCGCGATCTTCACGCTCGCATCGATTTGGTGCGGGCTGGCATCGAGCATGAACGTGGCCATTGCCGCGCGCGTGCTTCAGGGTATCGGCGGTATGCTGCTCGCGCCCGCGAGTCTCGCGTTGTTGAGCGCTCATTTCGAGGGTGAGGAGCGCGGCGCGGCGATCGGCACGTGGTCGGCGCTGACCGCGATCGCTACGACGATCGGCCCCGTGCTTGGCGGCGTATTGGTCGATCACTTCAGCTGGCGGGCGGTCTACTTCATCAACGTCCCGCTCGCAGCGATCGTCCTCGGCGCAACCCTGCACGCGGTGGACGAGAGTCGCGATACCCAAGCTCGCGGAGCGCTCGACCTGCCGGGCTCGGTTTTGGTGACCGCCGGTCTGGCCGGAGTCGTCTACGCCTTGATCGTGGCGCCACTCGAATCGTGGAGTTCGCCGCGCGTGATTCTTGCGATGTGCGGCGGCGCGTTAGCCCTCGCGGCATTCTTCTTCGTCGAACGCCGGGCGCACAATCCAATCGTTCCGCTCGCGCTCTTTGCGTCGTCGACGTTTGCGGGGGTTAACGCGGTAACGTTGCTCGTCTACGCGGCGCTCGGCGGCTCGCTCTACTTTCTTCCGTTTCTCATGATTCAAGTCCACGGGTACAGCGCCACCGCGACCGGTCTCGGCATGCTGCCGTTCGTCCTGGTGCTTTTCGTTCTTTCGAGACCCGCGGGGGCGATGCTGCCGCGTTTCGGGCCGCGCGCCATGCTGGCGGCGGGAACGCTCGTCATGACGGTCGCTTTTATCGCATTCGGCCTGCTCGAACGGAACGTCAGCTATTGGAGCAGTTTCTTCCCGGCGATCGCGCTGCTCGGCGTCGGCATGGGGATCATCGTCGCGCCGCTCACGACGACGGTGATGGATTCGGTCTCGCAAGAGCGCATGGGGACGGCTTCGGGAATCAATAGCGCCGTTTCGCGCATCGCCGGACTGCTCGCCGTCGCGGCCCTCGGCGCGGTGCTCTGGCAAGGGTTCAACGCCGGACTCGATCGGCGCGCGAACGCGGCGCATCTCACTCGCGTCCAGCGCTCCGCAATCGACGCGCAACGCATTCGCCTCTCCGCCGCCCGGTTTACCGACCCGCGCCTCGGCATCATCGTCCGCAGCGCGTATGCGGACGGGTTCGTTTTCGTCGCACTTGCGTGCGCGGTGTTTGCCGGCGTCGGTGCGGTTATTAGCCTGGTCGCGATACGCGGTAAAACACCGTGA
- a CDS encoding branched-chain amino acid ABC transporter substrate-binding protein, with product MHRKGFLVAGGAALAALAAPAPAPAQFAQQLTIGVNVPLSGDLIREGEQIADGVRAAIQQSNGLGGPLGRVFGMRTFDDMGALASAITNVQFAADDPAIIGMIGNLQGSVTVATLPQYGNVQMPLVVPAATADRITELGYRNVWRLPTKDSVEGTLYARRLATSGKPKNALAVTQDGDYGFDVARGFVGAAKAAGMTADAYVFPFDKPDYALAAKTLLAKTPDFIYLCGKTKDMGPLIPALRAAGYAGAFGGSDGFYDPATIAHYGDKLGAFILSSSLPPLDRAPGVFQVLQDFRAHVGQVTPLSAFGYASAQIIISAAQRTGATNRLALSSALRAPATYQTLVGDFQFSPTGDPIDPNVYFYTIADGKFKFVKPAHPSSFVL from the coding sequence ATGCATCGTAAAGGCTTCTTGGTTGCGGGCGGCGCCGCATTAGCGGCGCTAGCCGCTCCCGCTCCCGCGCCCGCTCAATTTGCCCAGCAATTGACGATCGGCGTGAACGTGCCGCTCAGCGGCGACCTCATTCGCGAAGGCGAGCAGATCGCCGACGGCGTGCGCGCCGCGATTCAACAAAGTAACGGCCTCGGCGGCCCGCTCGGGCGCGTTTTCGGAATGCGGACGTTCGACGATATGGGCGCACTCGCGTCGGCGATTACCAACGTGCAGTTTGCCGCCGACGACCCGGCCATCATCGGGATGATCGGAAACCTCCAGGGTTCGGTGACGGTCGCAACGCTGCCTCAATACGGCAACGTGCAGATGCCGCTCGTGGTACCCGCGGCAACGGCCGATCGCATCACCGAACTCGGCTATCGCAACGTCTGGCGGCTGCCGACGAAAGATTCGGTTGAAGGCACGCTCTACGCGCGCCGCCTGGCGACGAGCGGCAAGCCCAAGAACGCGCTCGCGGTCACGCAGGATGGCGACTACGGCTTCGACGTGGCGCGCGGTTTCGTGGGCGCGGCCAAGGCCGCGGGCATGACCGCCGACGCGTACGTCTTCCCCTTCGACAAACCCGACTACGCGCTCGCGGCCAAGACGCTGCTCGCCAAGACTCCCGACTTCATCTATCTGTGCGGTAAAACCAAAGACATGGGGCCGCTGATTCCGGCCTTGCGCGCGGCGGGGTACGCCGGCGCCTTCGGCGGCTCCGATGGCTTTTACGATCCCGCGACGATCGCACATTACGGCGACAAACTCGGAGCGTTCATCTTATCGTCGTCGCTGCCGCCGCTCGATCGCGCGCCCGGAGTCTTTCAAGTGCTGCAAGACTTTCGCGCGCACGTCGGTCAGGTAACGCCGCTCTCGGCCTTCGGCTACGCGTCGGCGCAGATCATCATTTCCGCCGCGCAACGTACCGGCGCGACGAACCGGCTCGCGCTATCGAGCGCGTTGCGCGCGCCGGCCACCTATCAAACGCTCGTCGGCGACTTCCAGTTCAGCCCCACGGGCGATCCCATCGACCCCAACGTGTATTTCTATACGATCGCCGACGGAAAATTCAAGTTCGTGAAACCCGCGCACCCCAGCAGCTTCGTCCTCTAG